The DNA sequence GATTGCCTGAAACTCTATGTTACAACAGTAATCTGCTTTGCAGATACAATCTGTTTTACATTGCAGCTCATCATTTACTCCAATATACAAACTCCCTCACTCTGAGGCTGGAGCCCTAGCTACTCACTTGTACCCTCTGTTTCCTGGCACTTCCTTCCCATCATGGTCCAGCATCTTTGGCCCAATTCTCTGAAAGAAAATCATCTCGATCAAAAAATAAAAAGTTTTGTTGAGAACCTTGTAACCTGGTCCCCCATCCCCAGTGTGTGCACCTTGTAGTCTGGTCCTCTACCAGTGTGTGTACCTTGTAATCTGGTCCCACCCCTAGTGTGTACCTTGTAGTCTTGTCCCCAATCCCAATGTATGTACCTTGTGCGCACCCCCAGCATGTGTACCTTGTAGTCTGGTCCTCTACCAGTGTGAGTACCTTGTAATCTGGTCCCCCACCTGTGGTGTATGTACCTTGTAGTCTGGTCCCCAATCCCATTGTATGTACCTTGTGCGCATCCCCAGCATGTGTACCTTGTAATCTGGTCCTCTACCCACAGTGTGTACCTTGTAATCTGGTCCTCTAACCAGTGTGTACCTTGTAATCTGGTCTCCAACCCCCAGTGTGTACACCTTGTAATCTGGTCCCCGTCCTCCAGTGTATCAAACTTGTAATCTGGTCTCCCTCTCCCAGCATGTACATTCAGATCTGGTCCCTGACCCCTAGTGTGTGTACCCTGTAATCTGGTCCTCCACTCCCTGTGTGTACTATTCAATCTGGTCTGGTCCCCCTACGCTGGTGTGTGTACCTTGTACTTTggtcccccacacccccagtgtgTGTACCTTGTCTGGTAACTCTACCCTGGTATGTGTACCTTGTAGTTTGGTCCCCTACACCCCCAGTGTGTGCACCTTGTCTGGTAACCCTACCCCGGTGTGTGTACCTTGTAGTCTGGTCCCCCCAGCTCCTTGATGCGGTCCTCCCAGTGACCCTTCTCCCGCAGCAGCTTGTTGATCTCATCATTCAAATCTCGCAGCTTGAACTCACCCAGACCAGCTGGAAAAAAAAGACATCATCAAGTTATTATCAATTAATGGCATTTTTCCCTGTTTTTGTACTGTgccatgtgacatttgtcatCAAATAAATTTGATCTTACTAAACTGTTATGGCTAGTTTCCAGTTATTGCCGCATACCAGTTATTGCCAACACCTGACAGTAGCACTTGTGAAGACAGCTTGATATTAACTCTTGTAGTctattgttttcatcatgtgTCAACGTATGAAATACTATTGATGTGCAAGTCCATCTTCCTTCTCAAGcgctacagccaggtgttggccAGTATCTTATACAAATGATAactaacagaaacaacatcaacattAGAGAGAGAAAGGTGTGAAGCCACCTTGAGCTCATACAGGGATCCACCACAAAGTGCCAAGTATTGGTGTAATATGGGTTTATGTAGTCTTGGAGACTGTCAAGATCATAACAATGGTAGTCTAAAACAGTTAAAGCCCAATTCACTGCTCTTGTCTGAAGTCCATAAAAGGTCTATTATGTTTACTTAACTCAGCTTATGAGAATTGCTAAGATTAATGTTTAGTGCCAAGTGTGTGATTACTGGCTCAGAGATATTTGCatagactgagtgagtgggtgagtttagttttacgccgcactcagcaatattccagctatatggcagcagtctgtaaatgagtctggatcagataatccagtgatcaacaacatgaacatcgatcagcacaactgggaactgatgacatgtgtcaacctagtcagtcaccatctgatcctgttatttgattcttacgacaagcatagttgccttttatggcaagctgcATAGACTGCGGTGACATGTACAAAGTTATGCAATCAGCAGAAGCCTTAATTCTCTGTACACTGGTGATTCCCCAAATATCCTGCAACCTACACCTGTCTGTGTACTACTTTTACCATTCTATAATCTTCTtggtattttcattattttgctcAACTGTCACCggaaaaacacatttaaacacTAAGCCAGATTCCATTCCAGATGTACATGAGTAATTAGTGCAGTATGGAtacgacaatccagtgatggataGGAGCTTATTTGAGTGTTGGGTATGATGATATGCAATTAATATCAATCTTGCTCAGTATGGAACAAATCTCaactactcactcattcattcttcCACTTACCATTTTGGATCTGGGCCACCTTCCTTGATATCTCTCCAATGATCTGCCGGCGCCATTTCTCAGCTTTACTTACATCCTCACAGTCAGAAGCCAAATAAGGACGTCTTTCCTGACCAAAAAAAGATGTATATATGCATCTTTTGTAATCTCTGCCTCATGTCATTATGAGCAGGCCAGTTTGTCCATTTGTTAACAaaccactcagcaatatttcagctatatgatggtggtctcCCAATGATTCgctcataccttttgaacttttacctcggaaaggtttgtacccaaaTGATTTCTTTATACCATTTTCTATATGAGCACTACAGGGTAATGCACATGAGGCACgctacaatactgtcaacagtgagtaaatagttgctgaaaatagcgtttttgttgattcaaggatgtcagcttggggaaatattagctaatggtaaccaaaTGATAAGAAAGCCCTAAGCATaaatactgcaggtcaaatacctgtgttttatgcggatttttgtttatTGAGGGATCAGTGTTAGTGACTAAAGAATTTTTTAAGTCCCATCAAATCCTAAACAGTacacattgtctgattggttgaatccgtcataggtcactcaaaggtgacctgacgcaacctccactaggttttgttagactcagtagaggagtgtaaccaaaagtactgagactatgTTTATTTAGACTGGCAACAATTCCAATTGCTGAGGTATTGATTAGACCATTTACCAACTGCAAAGTATGTCTGATTTAATGTGAAACATACAGTTGATATGTGGTATCCTATTTCATTTACACCTGTGTTGTTAACATCAATCTCAGCACCAGTCCAGCTATTTAGTGCAGCAGGGGTTaattttttcttaaaaatggaCATGTGCCACAGGGAAAGACTTTGAGAAAGTAAGCTGTCTTGACCAATTTTCCACAAGTTTATTGGCAGTTTGAAACTATCCActagcccatggacaagtatGATActccattatttgattgcccgaaatgaaaacagCAAGTTACCTTTTCTCTTGTTCCATCTAAATGTGCAGCTCGCCATCGGGCCAGTGTGGTCCTGAAATGATACTTAAGATATTACACAAACAGGTTTAGAAATAGCACCAAATTATCACTATcactacatttcataaaaagcTTATATTTATCAAGGTTACTATAAGTAAAGATGGACAGTGATGGACAAATGATAATATTTCACATCAATTGCAGGCCCACATATCTTGCTTGTATTATGCAAAGACATACTGATGTAAGTGTGAGGTGAAATAGGGTTTAACGACCAATTATGATTATTTCACTTGTATGATGTCTGTGTGTACtagctgcttgtactagcccagaatTAAGctgttttatagtgctagctcactggaACTTTCAATTACTGATGCTCTTTTgataaccatgacaacacatgGGATGCTCCCATGATGCTACAAAAATATTCATCATCAGACACATCATGATGTTCATGAACAGTACAGACATGGTAAAACAATAGAAGATGATTATAATAATATTAGATTGGTACCACAAAAAATACACAAGTAGATCACACTAATTACTTACATTGCCTTTTCACTGTTACGTGCCTGTTAAAACAAAAGAAAGCAATTTTTCAAAATAACTTTTTACAATTAAATATATCATCAGGGGAAAAATCACTGAAACATAACACATTAAAGACGggaatgaaacaaatgtcataGAACAATTTAACATCCATACCTAcatttgaaattattatttttatattaGGCCTATAGACAAATAGCATCAGAGGCAGTTAAAACAATACAGTGTGCAACTACAGAAAGGGTTGACCATACTCCACAAGGGATCCAGGTTAAGGTTgggagtgagtgattatggttttctaccacttttaacaacattccagcagtatcacgtaggggacaccagaaattggcttcatacattgtacccatgtggagaattaaACCTGGGGcgttggcatgatgagcaaatgccataactactaggctaccccaccacctgtaGGGTTAGGAAGAGGTTAACATTACATGGGGCATGAGTGAATGACAAGCCAACAGGTCAGGAATGAACATTGATATCAGCTGAATGAAGCTATCCTTAATGATGAAATGTCAGAACAAGATCTGCAGGTGTAATATCAAGAACACTgtaccaaaagttactgtgttctgtaatctgattggttgaaaaacatgatcaaatggtactagattcccggaaactgcaagactattcactgtgtATGGACACATAGGAatatcgcaaacaattgttttgttgtgtcatcaacagaggtgatgtcattcaaatcatattgtgacgtaaagttagaaagACGTCACAAATGAGAAACTCCAGCTgaaccagctgaaacagccagctgatgatacttcactgctgtacccgtactcgatgtaaacgagtgcagtaaaaccctttggtttacctttttgtttacaatgtcgataaacatcatgtcgGTACCATATGCatttccgtgcttcaaatactcaataacacccggaaattggccagcaCATGATGTTTGTCTCCTAACTGGGATGTAATAGTCATCCGCCATGTCAAAGAACGAATACTGCTTGAACAATGCATATAAACCTCTCATTACATGTCACAAATATTTTGGACTCAAGCAGTTGTCAAATTAGTATGAGGATGCCAACAATCGCTAAACAACACCATGCTTTGGAATTAAAGTTCCATACCTGTCCTATGTGCTATTTagaattttgttgtgtttgtgtaacAACCTGGGAAATTAAAATACCATTAACGAGTAAAACTAAATTTGTGTATACGAATGTAATGTGAAAGTGAATGTTATAATCCTATCCTTATTACCATTTTGATGAGGAGTCCACAGACAATCCAAATGTAAGGTAAACGTTTTCAGTTCTCAAGCTTCTCGATGTTACAGGAAGTCGCTATTTAACAATCGATAAACCTGGGACAGTAGTATGTcataaaaagaaatataaatacCTTTATTGAATACTAAGGAACTGTGTGTGGGTATATCAATCAATGACTACGTCGAAATGTGGATAATTAGAAAATATCAAGTTAGTGTAAAACAAGAGGTGAAATAGGAGTTTATCGAGTATTAAAAAGTTACTTCCGGTTCCATAAATTCTAAGCTTCCGGTTGTACAGACCACACGTGGGTCAAGTGGTGAATGTAATATAAACAAGCTGAGCAGTAACCAAGCGAAATAAgatggtttgtttcatttttgtttatcagggCAATGTTTCATCAGTAGCATATTTAAAGGCTGCATAAGCTATTTAAGTATCTTCGGACTAAACCTTCTTGACATTTCAGTTGAGGAGGCAAGCCAGACTTCGGAGAGAATACATTTACAGAAAATCCATCGAAGAAAGGGAAAGAACTATCCATGAGAAGAagcagaaaataaaacagtctCTAGAAGGTACGAGTTTGTCACATTTTGGGGCGAGAACGCAGACTGCCCAGCTTTTATAGGGCTGCACTGGTTCAGTGGTTGAGGTTAAAGTCTTGCACCACCGTTCTTGTGGGGAACAGGTCAAACTGAgagaattatttatttattcattaacctgtgctgtgctgtctccatgctttcttgcacacctggctgtccctttctccgCACTCCTCCCtagtaataaacagtgaactgtgtcaatatgttaatgatagtttgttcaaCAAATTTTATATTAAGGAAAACGTTTCTGCGAAGAAAACCTTACAGAGTTGGTATAATGTTagattatgatcagcatttcattgagaatgttatgtttattagttttcgagctagactgcaattcattggtctgcttttgagccaaacagactatagaatGTGACCATTACGATATATAGTGAGCAAGGGGATAGTGATAATGAATATTTGAGGAGATTCTTTTTGCATTGAAGATCAATCACACAATCCCATAAAGTATCCCAAACCTACTCAGAATGCAATAAGTGCTTTTCTCTCTACATAATGTCTTTCATTGAGAGTAGTGTATTTAAAATGATAGACCATGTCACAAGCATGCTCAGTGTAAGGGAGGTAAATCTGCAGGTCCTGTTGGCACTGGTACATGTGTTTGACAAGTTTGCAGATATccagaatgttttcattttcagaaaataaaactGTTCCGGTTGACTTGAGGAAAGATGCAGTGTACTTGGAAAAGACGCTTGACTGGGAAGGTGATGGAGCTGATGGTATGTAGCAAACACCTCCATGTTGATTGATGAGATGTTTGGTAAGTATTATAAATAAAGTTGTACCTCACGATGTCAGAGCCGGGATTGTCTGGGTTAGATTcagtctttagcaacccatgcttgtagtaaaagaCAACTgactggattgggtggtcagtcttgctgactttgttggcacatgtcattgtatcccatttgtgtaggtagatgctcatgctgttgaccactggattatctggtccagacttgattatttacaggtagtgcccatataactggaatattgcagagtgtggcaaaCAAACACAATCATAATGTCATTATCTATCAGTCAAGATTGTAACAATGTTTGTATTCATTTCACAATGAAACTATTAGAACATGGTCCTGTTCTGCACAGCCATTGTAGCACTATGGCGATTGTGTTGATATATCTTCACAATGGTGAGATCTCTGTGTGGTGTTCAGGCTTGACGACGCATGTTGATGACGAGTACAAGTGGGCTGGCGTGGAGGACCCCAAGATCATGATCACAACGGCCAGAGACCCCAGCTCAAAACTGAAACAGTTTGCAAAGGTTAGCTAGAATAAAGTGTATAGTCATGAATGAGTGATACATGTGAAGGAAGTGGGTGAAAATTGTGACACATGAGACCAGTTTTATGTTCTTTTGTTTACAGTTGTTGACCATCAACAGTTTTAGTCCATAACTAGGAAATTAATGTAAATGAAGagagatttcctttgaaattTGTGAATAATTATACATGAAGTGTTACGAATGTTTGTTTCATCGTTCAGCCTTTGGCGTAACCTGTTTTATGTTGTAGATAGATAAAAGTCAGGTGAAGTTTTCAACACAGCCATTGTTGCTTAACACCACACAGTGTTGTTATAATTTCAATAAAGATCATATTGTCAGTGCATCTTCTTCAATGACATTTCAGGAAATCAAGCTGCTGTTTCCCAACAGCCAAAGAATCAATCGTGGTAATTATGAGATGAAGCAGCTTGTCGAAGCATGCCGAGCCAACGATGTCACAGACCTGATCATGGTACAAGAGCACAGGGGGAAGCCAGGTGAGTAATCTTCTTGATGTCCTCATGAAAGGAAAAACACTTGAACAACACTTATGTACTctttgagtgcagccttaggcTCTAGTCCAGTTGTTTTGTCATTAGGATGACATGTAGTTTGACTGCGTCACTTTGATTTTCTGTCAGTGATGCAGTTTATGCAACAGTGCTGCTTACCTTAGATATCAAGGACAACATGCCATGTAGCGATCATAGAGCTAAGGTGCTCATTACTCCCATGGTTGAACACAAACTTACGACAATCGTAGTGCTTCAATTACTTTTGGAACAGACCCAAGGTCCTTATTCCATTCAGTAGTGCTTGAGCTAACATAAGTCTGAATTACAATTACATGAGCACTGTGATCAATTTTTGGTTTGAGCCCAAGTCTGTCGGTTCATGACCTTCAGTTGAAAGTGAATGTACAGCCTCTCTAAGAAAACATTAGCCTTGACTAGCATAGCCGGACAAAGCTGTGTACACATTCACAAACATGCATGACATGTAGTCTGAGTGTATCACTGAGCTACTGTTGATAATACAGTTCATGCAATGAACATAGAGCTAACGTGATCGTTACTACCATGATGTAGCACTTCTATTGCTAGCGATACTGGACTCAGGTTCCTCTTCCATACAGTAGTGCTATAAGTCTGAGTTGCGATTACATTAGCACTATGATTACTTTGTGGATGGAGCCCAAGCCTGTTGGTTCATGACCATCACTAGAAAGTGAATGTAAAAACAGCCTTAGTCCTGACAAGCTGAAGCAGACACACCGACGTGTGCACACAGTGACACACTAGCACATGTACATTACTGTAACTTAATGTAAGTTGGAAGAGCAACAACATGGACTCTGACAACAACCCCAATTTCTGCACCTCATGTATGTATTGTGGAAATGTCATTGATTGTTGATTTCAGATGGCctagtggtgtgtcacctgccATATGGGCCGACAGCCTACTTCACCCTCTCCAATGTGATCATGAGACATGACATTCCTGACGTTGGGACGATGTCCGAGGCATACCCACATCTTATCTTCCACAACTTTACATCAAAGTTAGGGAAAAGGGTAGGCATTGATTCAAAACTTGCTCTGGGTTTTAATTCATCACATAAGTTTGTGGTACTCTGTTATTAATCCGATATCTGTCTGTTTCTCACTGAGACCtaggttagaagtgatcttcagtaaccgatgCATGTTGTATGAGACAACAAGCGgaatcgtgtggtcagacttggttgacatttcTTCATCTACTGATTGTGTAGATTTATGCgcatgatgtcaatcattggattgttaggtatagattcgattatttacaggctgctgtcatgtagatagaatattgctgagtgctgtgatCCAACCTGATCCATCATGTGAACAGTAACCTCTCCCCTTTTTCATGTTCTCATGCAAAGTAGTGATCAGAAATTTGTAACAAAGGGTGGTTATTTTAATGAAAAGTTGAAATTGATAACATATGAGTAATtagcaaatataaatataaGATTGAATGTTATCATAATCATGTGCAATTCCCCACTGTTACAGgtacaaaacatattgaaatatttgtttcctgTGCCAAAGGAAGACAGCAAGCGAGTTGTTACATTTGCTAATGAGGAGGATTATGTTTCATTTAGGTGAGCATGAGTGTGTTGAGTGTGTTCAGCAAGTTAACtgtattccatttcagttgTTCTGTACAGAGCATTACTtgtctgaagaatgttgttatccccctggcatgtaatgtgggggggatatagtcgacgcttCGCCTGTCCGTTCGTCCCCCGtgcgtccgtaatcattttgtttccggagcataactcagaaaccgttcaatatttttagaccaaacttgatagatatagtaatctcagcatATGGTTgtgccatttgctatttacagattttggcatttatattttttttgtttttccatggaacattttggtgttagtcttatggtagGGTGgtcttcatttccggagcagaactctaaaactgttcaatatttttctgcagaacctggtagatatattagtcagaacctgaagtagtgccttttggtatttacaggtttttgtgatttattatttcttggtttccaaggaaatgtttcagacatagtctcaaaatggagggattggctttgtttccggagcagaactcaaaaaccattcaatatttttctgcaaaacgtggtagatacatcaatctgaacctatagtgcttggcagatatatgagacagatcttgcaattgtgactttgctgtttacaggtatATGGcgtttataattttcatgaattccatggaaacaattcaaagttagtctaaaaaacaatgagtaactctcagattatctgtcctttcaaacatgtggggcctgggggatatgtcatcttctgatgactctagTTTCATTTTGTTAACAGTTTTTCTGTTGAAATCTTTCTTCAGCTTGATTTTCTCCATTTTTTGTGGCTAAAAGATGAAGATGATACTTGATGTTCCCCTGTGTGGTGACCACAACTGTTTATTGGTTGGCTATGTGTCCCTCTTATTCATTGTGTTGCTGTTCACATGTGTCCCTCTTAATTCATTGTGTTGATGTTCACATGTGTCCCTCTTAATTCATTGTGTTGATATTCACATGTGTCTTCACTGATTAATTTTAAGGGAGAAAGGTCCTTTAAGTTTGCTGCTTTTATTTGCAACATGTATAGTTAAAATCTAAGCATTCTCTGGGCTATTTGCTTTTGTGCTTAATTCTACAGCTGTGTGAAACCCAAGACTTGGGACTTAAGGAATCAGAATTAAAAGGAGAGGATGTGCTTTTGACGTCTGTGTTTCAAATTTCAGACACcatgtgtacaaatatattGACAGAGAACTTGAACTTAAAGAAGTTGGACCAAGGTTTGAAATGAAAAGTGAGTActgttatgtttgtgtgttggcTGATCATCTGACTTCCAGTATCAGTGTTTTATAAATGAAGTGAAAGAATAAGAATGGCCCACAAtttctgtgtgagtgagtgagtttagttttacgccgcactcagcaatattttagcaatatggtggtggtttgtaaataaacgagtctggaccagacaatcaacaacatgagcatcgatctgcacagttgggaaccgatgaccccAGTTCCATTCTCCATACGAgcacaatttctggtgttcaccacCTTTTTATTGCTGGCATTTAATGCTGAAAGTGGTATTAAACCATACTTATTGGTAGAAAACACCACTGAACTTGACTTAAGAAGCGATGATGGTCCCTGTGTCAATTTATTACATTATACATTTGGATTATCAACATTAATACAAATAggagcaatgtttcagcatacATTCTACCTATGTATCAAGCCAATGAATATGGATAAGAAACTTAGTGCAAGTTTGTGGTGGATTGTATTTGAATCTTTGGGCTTGCATGACTGTCCCTAGTATCACTGGAATTTCCTGGATGATTTTGAAAGTCCAAATGAGTTTAATCTTAAATGTTAGCCAGTGCTAGTTGGGGGTCGTTCATTGTGCTGATGATTAAATTATTCAAACTGTTTATTTGGGAATAGGAGTATTTCACACCGCCTTtggcaatatggtatttgaaCAGTATtgtggcaagggacaccagaaatgggattcacactttGACtgggggaattgaaccaggacTTTGGCGCCATGAGTGATTGACTTAACTACTAACCCTGGTGTAGGAAGTGGAATATAGGTTCAACTGACCTTAGTCATCTTCGTGACATATTGCAAGGCAGTCCACAGTGCTCTCTTTCGGGGCTTGTGGGAGTATTCCATCTAGTTGATAGTTTTTGTTTGATATGGCAAACTAGATAAAAACACAATGCCTTTCCCAATTTTAATTGGTACTTTCCAAATTTAATTCCAGTATACCAGATAATCTTGGGCACCCTTGAAACAGCCGACACAGCAGACGTGGAATGGGTGTACCGGCCATATATGAACACTGCCAAGAAACGCAAGGTCCTCAGCATTGAGTGAAAGAGTGTC is a window from the Haliotis asinina isolate JCU_RB_2024 chromosome 9, JCU_Hal_asi_v2, whole genome shotgun sequence genome containing:
- the LOC137295515 gene encoding U3 small nucleolar ribonucleoprotein protein IMP4-like, with amino-acid sequence MLRRQARLRREYIYRKSIEERERTIHEKKQKIKQSLEENKTVPVDLRKDAVYLEKTLDWEGDGADGLTTHVDDEYKWAGVEDPKIMITTARDPSSKLKQFAKEIKLLFPNSQRINRGNYEMKQLVEACRANDVTDLIMVQEHRGKPDGLVVCHLPYGPTAYFTLSNVIMRHDIPDVGTMSEAYPHLIFHNFTSKLGKRVQNILKYLFPVPKEDSKRVVTFANEEDYVSFRHHVYKYIDRELELKEVGPRFEMKIYQIILGTLETADTADVEWVYRPYMNTAKKRKVLSIE